The Tripterygium wilfordii isolate XIE 37 chromosome 1, ASM1340144v1, whole genome shotgun sequence sequence GAGATGGCCGAGGGTCTTGAGGCATATCCAACGGGAGATCCAGGCGCACCCTAAGCTTTTCCTTACCCTCACTTCCTTCTACATTGACACACAACTCTACAGGTCTCTGGCTGAACCCATGTCTTGATTCAACAAACTTGAACACAAAATAAGCTTCATAAGTTGTTTCAGGAGACAAAACTTTAGTCTCTATCGTCGCCTTGATGTCGAGCCACCACACGTATCGGAGCTTGGCCACTTGGGAGAACCTGTGGTGCATTGGCATTGCAGTACCAATGTCAAAATACTAACAATTGCATTAACATTGTCGAGTAGCATTTGAGAAAAATAATTCTAGATAGGCTTAACATACCTAGATTCTGGAAGTGATTTCCATTTCCAATAGCTTGATGTATCTCCCCAGGCGATTGAGAGATCTCGTGCCCCTATCATATAACATTTCTTCCCACCCTCTTTCTCCAATGAAAAGCTCTGCTTCAAGAAACAAGCAATAAGTGAATTAATTTGATGGAGATCACAGTTAATTGAGACTTCAACAACATCATtgagaagaagtttggtttcCAGGTTCATGATAGCTTaagaaattaaatcaataaCTAGATGAAGACACAAGAACTGACTTGTGCTTACCATGTTACCATTTCCAATGCAGATGGGATTATGACACAGGTAGAAATAAAGCTCCTTCCTAGGCATAAGAATCAACGGCAACGACGTTGAAGCTGATGATTTGGAAACTATGTCCTGACAATCAGAGGGCAGAAAACTCCTCCACACAGCATCTGAATCTGCAGATTCCCTCATAGAACGTGAAACCGCTGATGATCTGCAAGCGTCCCGTGGTGATGTGTAGGAGATGATGAGAGATATGCTCTCTTCTGGCAACTTTGTAAGGTACTCCATTTTTGTCTTTGGATTCCTTAGTTCCCCCTCCTTTTTCCCAATATTTTTGGGGTttttatatacttttttttgtatatttagaTTGTTTTCTCAACACATAGGAAGGTTCCTAGTAAGTAGTAATATTATATGTGCCTTGGAGAAGTAGGAAGACAAAGACTTTTGACAAATTCTAAGTCAAGGAAATGCCTTATCTATATATGCAACTGAGTAAATCAGCTATAATTATCTCGTTAATGGTATCATCTATTATAGAATTTATTGTTTCAATCATATTATTTGTGATATCAATCAAATACCCTAAAAAATCAATAAGAATATGCAACCACCAACAAGAGATGGTTCAGTTggcaatcgactgggttaggcTATAAGGCATATATGTGTCTacggttcgattccaatgagagcATATTCGTCAACGGTATCTAAaatcttaaaaaaagaaagaaagaaaatgtagCCACAAAAGGCTTCAGAGATTAGATATAGGTTGAGTGTCTAGGGAtaacaacgggtcgggtacccttccaaatagcaaataccaaaaccgttttcatttgagatactctataccaaaaccattccaaaaccatttaaaaaaccatttaaatttttaaacCCGGAACTGTTttataaccgtttaccatcgggtacccgtttaccatttaacttttaatattttttatttttttctttgatgattatattaatataaattaatattgactatgatttatattaattatgattttataattcaaattagtctaatttatagttttattagtatgcttctataaacaTATaggttttaatatgctttatcacgttataatttagtatacctttatatataatttataatattattactataatggatttttttattaaacggtttggGTATCCTAAACCCGGCACCAAAAACTAAACCTGACCccaaaccatgacgggtttgaaaaccaaaaccaaaactgttTCCAAAACCTATCAAACCGGTTTTAGGGTACTAAACGGATTGGGTATCCTGTGAATAGtgttcggatcggtttttttttcaTCCCTATGAGTGTCAAACCACTATGAAAATGGTTGTGTTGTCTATTGTATTATTCTATTGTCTTCTCCattcaattatatattttattaggATAATACTATATCCCCATTTTGTGATCCCTAAAAGACCCCCAAACCTTTGTGGTATTAAAATAatgattgattaaaaatataaatgtaggactcacttcacatccaacactctacattaaatgaGATCTTTTGGGATCACTATTCgagagtctcaagcattattcatttTACTATTATGTAATTTTCCTTAATAACCAAGGAATTGTATAATTTTGTGTTGTCTACTCGTGGAGACTAGAGCAAGTTGACTTTTGTGGTCCGACCTCACATGTGTTATGTGTAATGACAGCTAACCAATGATGTGCGGTGGTCATTTTCCTTTAGAATTGTGAAATACTCTCACATAAATTAAGGGcaatgacaattttttttttctgaacaaCACAGCCAAGAGGACCCAAAAAGGAACTACAACAAAAAGATATATAATGAAATCAACAATTGCCCGAGAGCTATCAATACGAATAACGGCTCCCAAAAAAAACATCTTCTTATTAATTGAGCTAGCAATCAATAGGTTAATTGGCTAAAGAAGTATTGGGCCTTATAAGCTCTCTAGACAGCCCATGCTCACTGGTACTTAAACTTCAACATTTCAGCGCCAAACCTGATTGATTACCAAGCCGAAtggaagtaaaggcaaaaaaTAAATGGATTCGAAGCGCACGATTAGAGTTTTGGTCGGTAGACACTACAACAGTGATGTCTGTTGTAAAatgaggggaaaaccctaataTTTGAGTTTCTACCTCATTGATTCCATTCTATAACATTGTGCCTCtttgtctttctctctctagggttttgcttagtccttgtgattttgattgtaaacattggttttcttctataaaattgatgtttacgttcattatgatgagtggctaaattctctttctagtttctagtccctaACGGTGGGTGCGAGGTTTCGATTGCTCAAGGTATGTCGAAAAGtttcaatctctctcttttgattttgtgatagttatgTATTTTGGTGCATGAGAATAGcttgtttattgtgtttttggattgtatAATTTAGGGATTCGATTTAACATGTTTGATTAGGAATTGTTAATGCCCAATGCATTATTTCCCCAATTGATTGAGTTTTCATTACATAACTATtaattgtgtgtattgatgatgagattttgtggaatttatggaACATGCAtggtagagttatggttaattggtcttggagtgtgaaactaggggcTCGCAAAGCCGAGCCCCAAAGGAGAATATTAATCCATAAGAATAGGTGCCTACCCCTTTGCATTCATCGTAGACCAAGAGGACCGATGGCCTCAATGTAGGAATTGAAGTCTTCATGCCcaatttcctttgcatatgcatagttaatagTATTGCACAATGCgttgtgtatggttgtgcgtggttgcaataataccttgagtatgagaaccgagtagcaaccgggacggattagggactaggtttttaattaattgttttaaattcaattcttgTTTACTTTTGTTATGAATTCATTCACCAGGAAATTTGCTTTGCTTCCTTGTGGAtacgataccggactcaccggttttattacttgtcgataccctacacttgggataagtacacacactttggtgtcggtcatttGGTAAAACTTATAAGTGATAAGTTAGGGACAAACACTACTATACCAAACACCCCAGATAAATTAGCTTATAAGTTCTATTAagcttaaaaaaaagaagttttaaTGTTATTAAGATTGATGACGTTCAAAATTGTCTCCGGCTCCAAGGACGTCATCGATAGTAGGATCGAAGTTAGGATCGTCCTGGTCGCTCTAAAGGATGATCTACATAAGGAAACACGTAAGTTATGGGAGCCCCACGAGGGTACGCTCGGGGGTCCTTtccgatgctcaagtcaatAAATAGTCAAAAAGGAAGAGCGCTCGGTGTTATGAGCTCTCTTCTATCAATTTGCTATTAAGTGTGCTAGAGTGCATGAGTTTAGTTGAGCTTGAGCTTAGAGCTTAGAATGTGCTTCGAATGTAATGTTTACCTGAGGCGGGGGTCCCCTTTTATAGTAGCTAGATGAGAGTCCGTTACGAAAGATAGTGAGTCTCTCCTCATTAATGTTGATATCGTGGGTGAGTGGATCCACTATTTATTGCTTCTTTTGTAACTGATCTTCTTGTGGGCCCTTTCACACCGGGGCATGACATCTTCATTAAACTGAGTATGTGTGTTCGGCAAGGTACCGAGGTTGGCTTTTTAGTCATGCTGAAGAGCTCTCCTCATCgccctactttgatgcttttggggAATCTTGGTCCTCTTGTATACTCATGGTCTTCTCCTAGACTCTTGGTCTTCGGAATATTAAGCATGTGTGCTCGGATGGCACACTGAGAGTGTGGGGGGACGACAAGCTATTACTTTGAAATGCATATAAACtcatgtgggtgtttggcagtgtgtttgcaGTGTGTTCAGGTGCACCACATTTCACAGCACCATAGTTTTTTGCGACACGCTAAACGCTTTTAcaacagaactcacctcacaacaccacaactttttacctcacagaacctcaccacacctcacaacactcccaaacgcttataatatatgttgaattgtcccacgtaatcaaattaagtcaattattttattttagattaatgtacaatgtaaaagttaagtgattttatattaatattattagttatctaatataaccgtaatttagatacgccaaacgcacctcacagcaccacaccacagttCTAAAAATGATGCGCAAAACAGCTTtgtgttccaactcacctcacagcaccacagttttataacttaCGGCACCGCACAACACTTCACGGCAGTTGACAGCACTTCCAAACATGCCCATTGTATTTAAATTTTGCCCACAGTGAGTTCAAATTCTGGGTCCGCCCCTGTGATCAGGTCTGTGCATTACCGCCTTTGTTGATTTTTGTGTTGTGGTGATGGCTTTATGGTTCTGTGATGTGGCCACTGTGACCGATGTCATGCACAAGCACACACATAAAGCGCACACGCACGATAAACAGAGCACACACTTCTCAATTCTCACGCACACAAGAGGTGCTGCAGAACGCACAAATTGCAAGTGCCATGCCTTGGAATTTGGTATTATTTACAGATCAAGTAATGGAATTTCTAATACTGTAAAATAAGAGTAATATTCATACTGTTAGCCCGATGGAACAAAACAATGTAAATTAACTTAATCCCTCGTCAATTCATCATGGTCCGCCAAACAATGTAAATTAACTTAAGCCCAAGTCAGAGTCGGTTTGAATAGCTTCTGTCGAAGACCCGTATCTTCGACCGTCAAAGACTTCGAACTCAACATCGAAGCTAATGACGATATCGCCTTCCCCTTATCCCGAGTATCAATGTTTCGTCTTTTGATTCTGTTTTTCTTGTAAATCAGCTAGGACATTTGACAATAAGCAATCAAACCGATCCACCTTTGACACAACTGAGGTAGTCCCTGACACCTGAAGCTGTCTAATGTCCCATCATAGAATGGCGTCGAAATGGTCAGAGCAGGTTTGAAAGAGAAGGTAGTCAGTCTCTAACGGTAACCTGGATAAAGATCGGCGGCTCTTATTTGGACATTTGTCCCTCATATTGCAGCATAAATAGCAAAATCTCACCAAGGAGAGGggatcttcttcttttctctctgaCCATCTCCGGAAAATCTTCTTCGACACAGTCTTCATTCTGATCATACAATTACATCCTAGATCTATTTCCATTTGTTACTTTGACATTGTATTATTTGCTGGAAAAGAGTCAAAAAAAACCTTGAATTACTATTCTAACTTGAGCGTCAAAGTGTCTTTGGCAGGTACCACACCGGTGCATCACTCTCACCCTGATTCTTCTGTCCAGATCATTGGTTGCTGGTGGCTCAACGatataaatatttgattgtagATTCTACCCACTACAACATAGAACTCATACACATGCAACACCACACTCACAAATATATTGTTCACATGATTCAAACCTTGCACCGTGGTGAGAAATACACGAATGGTTGTGTTACAAATTTCATGATAGACCAATTTTCTTCCATCCCACACACACATAGATAGAGACCACTGCCTTTTCAAACATGGGACCAGTCATTTTGGGCATTAGTCAAATGATGTAAAGAGAAAATCAGGGGAAAATCTGGAAACTAGTGAGTCTGCAATCTACATGAATCCGTGCTAGTTATTGTGCAATTAGTGGGAACATACAACCAATCGTGATGAGTATGCCATGACAAAGTGGTCCAGACATTTGGATGAATTACTTATTTCCACCAAGTTTTTTATTTGGTCAATTTCTTGGGCATTAAGATTGTGGACAGCTCTCATCTATAACAAATGTATTCTTCAAAGTCCCAAATCAAAAAACAATATAGTGCGTTTAGTTTGAAAtactgttttctattttctattttcatataaaaaaacaaacatttctTCATCAACTCTTGTTGACTACACAAATCCCTCTTCTTTCTTGTCTTCTTTTTACTTTCTCcgatattggcttctttatatgAACTTTCTTCTGTGTAGCCCATTATGCTGCACTTCCTCATCCTCCACAACTGCTCTGCAAACCAGAAGAAACATCGATGAATCATCACTATCTTGCTCATCTTCATTGTGATTATAATTCTtgaaatcatcatcaccaccgTGAATGGACGCAAT is a genomic window containing:
- the LOC119992180 gene encoding F-box protein PP2-B10-like; amino-acid sequence: MEYLTKLPEESISLIISYTSPRDACRSSAVSRSMRESADSDAVWRSFLPSDCQDIVSKSSASTSLPLILMPRKELYFYLCHNPICIGNGNMSFSLEKEGGKKCYMIGARDLSIAWGDTSSYWKWKSLPESRFSQVAKLRYVWWLDIKATIETKVLSPETTYEAYFVFKFVESRHGFSQRPVELCVNVEGSEGKEKLRVRLDLPLDMPQDPRPSQRRDGWMEIEMGSFYNEHGDDGTVLCSLMETDNYAIKRGLIVEGIEFRPKS